The proteins below come from a single Oxyura jamaicensis isolate SHBP4307 breed ruddy duck chromosome 1, BPBGC_Ojam_1.0, whole genome shotgun sequence genomic window:
- the M6PR gene encoding cation-dependent mannose-6-phosphate receptor — MSSPCHTSAVLVVFMALAVGVGAEPLKEQSCDVVGDESSESQMEKALLKKLEPLSQIRFNTTVEIGAAENYTYQFRVCREVDSSLHDFAGLVQKDRKTGKTTVIGRINETQVFNGSDWIMLIYKGGDSYGRHCSGEKRRAVIMISCKRGVTASSFSIVSEEREKEQDCFYLFEMDSSVACPAEDSHLSVGSILLITFASVIAVYIVGGFLFQRLVVGAKGMEQFPHFAFWQDLGNLVADGCDFVCRSKPRNAPAAYRGVGDDQLGEESEERDDHLLPM; from the exons ATGTCATCACCTTGCCATacctctgctgtgctggtggtCTTTATGGCACTTGCTGTTGGTGTGGGGGCTGAACCATTGAAAGAGCAGAGCTGCGATGTGGTCGGTGATGAGAGCAGTGAGTCACAGATGGAAAAAGCCCTGCTGAAGAAACTGGAACCCCTGAGCCAAATAAG GTTTAACACAACTGTGGAGATAGGCGCAGCAGAAAACTACACCTACCAGTTCAGGGTGTGCAGGGAGGTCGACAGCAGCTTGCATGATTTTGCTGGCCTAGTACAAAAGGATAGAAAGACTGGAAAGACTACAGTAATAGGAAGAATCAATGAAACCCAGGTCTTCAATGGAA GTGACTGGATCATGCTGATTTATAAGGGGGGTGATTCATATGGTAGGCACTGCAGTGGTGAGAAGAGAAGAGCTGTGATAATGATTTCTTGCAAGCGGGGAGTTACAGCG AGTTCATTCAGCATTGTTTCGGAAGAGCGTGAAAAGGAGCAGGACTGTTTCTACCTCTTTGAGATGGACAGCAGCGTGGCTTGTCCAGCTGAGGATTCCCACCTCAGTGTTGGCTCCATTCTACTAATCAC ATTTGCTTCGGTAATTGCGGTCTACATTGTTGGCGGGTTCCTCTTCCAGCGCCTTGTAGTGGGAGCAAAAGGCATGGAGCAGTTTCCTCACTTTGCCTTCTGGCAAGATCTGGGCAATTTGGTGGCG GATGGCTGTGACTTCGTATGCCGATCTAAGCCCCGAAATGCACCAGCTGCATATCGTGGTGTGGGCGATGACCAGCTGGGTGAGGAGTCAGAAGAACGGGATGACCACTTGCTACCAATGTGA
- the PHC1 gene encoding polyhomeotic-like protein 1 isoform X2, giving the protein METESEQNSGSSSGSSSSGGSTRPQISQMSLYERQAVQALQALQRQPNAAQYFHQFMLQQQLNSAQLHSLAAVQQATIAASRQASSPNTSTPQQTTTTQASINLATTSAAQLISRSQSVSSPSATTLTQSVLLGNTTSPPLNQSQAQMYLRVNRTLGRNVPLASQLILMPNGAVAAVQQEVPPTQSPGVHADTDQVQNLAVRSQQTSSTNAQLQSSAQKAALPGNSQASCLPQATNTGQTLAVAQASSSSTGQSLNLSQGAAGSNGVSGGVVPSSGSQTSTGLSQTASAGAAGSCQRKGTGVVQPLPVAAAQAVTISQGSQTETENAATKKGETDSGGQQTVGMNLTRTATPAPSQTLISSATYTQIQPHSLIQQQQQIHLQKQVVIQQQIAIHHQQQFQHRQSQLLHTATHLQLSQQQQQQQSPSLTQQQQQAQPPQQQAPPQNQQQAQTLVVQPMLQSQAQPVQLQQDSPCQQTTKSPVPIQSKSMVTPIKPPQLGPAKMSAAQQPPPHIPVQVVGTRQQGSGQAQALGLAQIAAAVTTSRGMPAVVQPVSQGHAASPSSSAPASSQEASPLTTGVNLAQVQGTTHMVKSPASSPVVAQMPAAFYMQSVQLPGKSQTLAVKRKAESEEEKEESASVTALLPARSSPVTDSPKNMEEKNGLGDKSDPAVTATPNTTSSEGASVTPTSAPTPNLAMVSRQMGDSKPPQAIVKPQILTHIIEGFVIQEGAEPFPVGSQLLKESEKPLQGGAPSGQSENLSSNSPGGDSASMELDKKANLLKCEYCGKYAPATQFRGSKRFCSMTCAKRYNVSCSHQFRLQRKKMKEFQEANYARVRRRGSRRSSSEIARTKIQGKRHRGQEDSSRGSDNSSYDEALSPTSPGPLSVRASHGERDLANSSMAPPTPDLHGINPVFLSSNPSRWSVEEVYEFIASLQGCQEIAEEFRSQEIDGQALLLLKEEHLMSAMNIKLGPALKICAKINVLKET; this is encoded by the exons ATGGAGACTGAAAGTGAGCAGAACTCTGGCTCCAGCAGCGGGAGCTCCAGTTCTGGAGGAAGCACCCGTCCTCAGATATCACAGATGTCTCTGTATGAGCGTCAGGCTGTACAG GCTCTTCAGGCACTCCAGAGACAGCCCAATGCAGCTCAGTACTTTCATCAGTTtatgctccagcagcagcttaaCAGTGCTCAGCTTCACAGCTTGGCTGCTGTCCAGCAG GCTACAATTGCAGCCAGTAGACAAGCCAGCTCCCCCAACACCAGCACCCCACAACAGACTACCACCACCCAGGCCTCC atcAACCTAGCCACCACATCAGCTGCTCAGCTGATAAGTCGCTCACAGAGTGTGAGTTCCCCTAGTGCCACAACTCTGACGCAGTCTGTGCTCCTTGGGAATACCACCTCACCACCTCTCAACCAGTCACAGGCCCAGATGTACCTCCGG GTAAACCGGACCTTGGGCCGCAATGTGCCTCTTGCCTCCCAACTCATCCTGATGCCTAATGGGGCCGTGGCTGCTGTCCAGCAGGAGGTACCACCCACCCAGTCTCCCGGGGTCCATGCAGACACAGACCAG GTGCAGAACTTGGCTGTGAGGAGCCAGCAGACCTCATCCACTAATGCCCAGCTCCAAAGCTCTGCTCAGAAGGCAGCTCTACCAGGAAACTCCCAGGCTTCGTGCCTGCCACAGGCCACAAATACAGGCCAGACCTTGGCAGTGGCTCAGGCATCTTCTAGCAGCACAGGCCAGTCCCTCAACTTGAGTcagggggcagcaggcagcaatgGTGTCTCTGGGGGTGTGGTGCCAAGCAGTGGGAGCCAGACCTCAACAGGATTGAGCCAGACAGCCTcagcaggtgctgctggcagttGCCAAAGGAAAGGCACAGGAGTGGTTCAACCATTACCAGTAGCAGCTGCCCAGGCAGTGACTATCAGCCAGGGAAGCCAAACAGAGACAGAGAATGCAGCCACAAAGAAGGGCGAAACGGACAGTGGTGGACAGCAAACAGTGGGCATGAACCTGACGCGGACAGCTACACCAGCACCCAGCCAAACACTGATCAGCTCAG CCACGTATACACAGATTCAGCCACACTCCTtgatccagcagcagcagcagattcaCCTGCAGAAGCAGGTGGTGATTCAGCAGCAGATTGCCATTCATCACCAGCAGCAGTTCCAGCACCGCcagtcccagctcctccacACAGCCACCCATCTCCagctgtcccagcagcagcaacagcagcagtcacCATCTCTGAcccaacagcagcaacaagctCAACCTCCACAGCAGCAGGCTCCACCTCAAAACCAGCAGCAGGCTCAGACCCTTGTGGTACAACCTATGTTGCAGTCCCAGGCACAGCCTGTTCAGCTCCAGCAGGACAGTCCTTGCCAGCAAACCACCAAATCACCTGTTCCAATCCAGTCAAAATCTATGGTCACTCCCATCAAACCACCTCAGCTTGGGCCTGCCAAAatgtcagcagcacagcagcctccaCCACACATACCTGTGCAGGTGGTGGGTACTCGGCAGCAGGGCTCAGGCCAAGCCCAGGCACTGGGTTTAGCTCAGATTGCTGCAGCAGTGACGACTTCCCGGGGAATGCCAGCTGTGGTCCAGCCTGTTTCCCAAGGCCATGCTGCTTCCCCATCCTCCTCAGCTCCAGCATCCTCACAGGAAGCTTCGCCTCTCACCACAGGGGTGAATTTGGCACAAGTTCAAGGCACAACCCACATGGTGAAGAGCCCAGCCTCCTCTCCAGTTGTGGCTCAGATGCCAGCAGCATTCTACATGCAGTCTGTCCAGCTGCCA GGCAAGTCTCAGACCTTAGCAGTAAAACGCAAGGCAGAgtcagaggaggagaaggaggaatcAGCCAGTGTCACTGCACTCCTGCCCGCCAGGTCTTCTCCTGTGACAGACAGCCCCAAAAACATGGAGGAGAAGAATGGCCTTGGAG ATAAATCTGATCCTGCTGTCACTGCAACCCCAAATACCACCTCAAGTGAAGGAGCATCAGTCACCCCCACCTCTGCACCCACCCCAAACCTAGCAATGGTGTCACGTCAGATGGGAGACTCCAAACCCCCACAAGCCATTGTTAAGCCCCAGATCCTCACACACATCATTGAGGGCTTTGTCATCCAGGAAGGAGCAGAACCCTTTCCG GTGGGTTCTCAGCTGCTGAAAGAATCTGAGAAACCACTGCAGGGAGGGGCTCCTTCTGGTCAGAGTGAAAACCTGTCCAGCAATTCTCCAGGAGGGGACAGTGCTTCTATGG AGCTTGATAAGAaggcaaacttgctgaagtgTGAATACTGTGGGAAGTATGCCCCAGCCACCCAGTTCCGTGGCTCCAAGAGGTTTTGTTCCATGACCTGTGCTAAAAG GTACAATGTCAGCTGCAGCCATCAGTTTCGGTTGcagagaaagaagatgaaagaattCCAGGAAGCTAACTATGCTCGTGTGCGCCGACGGGGATCACGGCGCAGCAGCTCTGAAATTGCTCGAACAAAGATCCAGGGCAAGCGTCACAGG GGTCAAGAGGACTCAAGTCGAGGTTCTGATAACTCCAGCTATGATGAGGCTTTGTCCCCTACATCTCCAGGACCCCTGTCAGTGCGGGCCAGCCATGGAGAGAGGGACCTGGCAAACTCTAGTATGGCCCCACCTACCCCAGATCTACATGGCATCAACCCAGTCTTCCTGTCCAGCAATCCCAGTCGTTGGAGTGTGGAGGAAGTGTACGAGTTCATTGCATCGTTGCAAG GGTGCCAGGAGATTGCTGAGGAGTTTCGATCACAGGAAATAGATGGCCAAGCCCTGTTGCTTTTGAAGGAGGAACACCTCATGAGTGCCATGAACATCAAGCTGGGACCAGCCCTCAAGATTTGTGCCAAGATCAACGTCCTAAAGGAGACCTAA
- the PHC1 gene encoding polyhomeotic-like protein 1 isoform X3, with protein METESEQNSGSSSGSSSSGGSTRPQISQMSLYERQAVQALQALQRQPNAAQYFHQFMLQQQLNSAQLHSLAAVQQATIAASRQASSPNTSTPQQTTTTQASINLATTSAAQLISRSQSVSSPSATTLTQSVLLGNTTSPPLNQSQAQMYLRVQNLAVRSQQTSSTNAQLQSSAQKAALPGNSQASCLPQATNTGQTLAVAQASSSSTGQSLNLSQGAAGSNGVSGGVVPSSGSQTSTGLSQTASAGAAGSCQRKGTGVVQPLPVAAAQAVTISQGSQTETENAATKKGETDSGGQQTVGMNLTRTATPAPSQTLISSATYTQIQPHSLIQQQQQIHLQKQVVIQQQIAIHHQQQFQHRQSQLLHTATHLQLSQQQQQQQSPSLTQQQQQAQPPQQQAPPQNQQQAQTLVVQPMLQSQAQPVQLQQDSPCQQTTKSPVPIQSKSMVTPIKPPQLGPAKMSAAQQPPPHIPVQVVGTRQQGSGQAQALGLAQIAAAVTTSRGMPAVVQPVSQGHAASPSSSAPASSQEASPLTTGVNLAQVQGTTHMVKSPASSPVVAQMPAAFYMQSVQLPGKSQTLAVKRKAESEEEKEESASVTALLPARSSPVTDSPKNMEEKNGLGDKSDPAVTATPNTTSSEGASVTPTSAPTPNLAMVSRQMGDSKPPQAIVKPQILTHIIEGFVIQEGAEPFPVGSQLLKESEKPLQGGAPSGQSENLSSNSPGGDSASMELDKKANLLKCEYCGKYAPATQFRGSKRFCSMTCAKRYNVSCSHQFRLQRKKMKEFQEANYARVRRRGSRRSSSEIARTKIQGKRHRGQEDSSRGSDNSSYDEALSPTSPGPLSVRASHGERDLANSSMAPPTPDLHGINPVFLSSNPSRWSVEEVYEFIASLQGCQEIAEEFRSQEIDGQALLLLKEEHLMSAMNIKLGPALKICAKINVLKET; from the exons ATGGAGACTGAAAGTGAGCAGAACTCTGGCTCCAGCAGCGGGAGCTCCAGTTCTGGAGGAAGCACCCGTCCTCAGATATCACAGATGTCTCTGTATGAGCGTCAGGCTGTACAG GCTCTTCAGGCACTCCAGAGACAGCCCAATGCAGCTCAGTACTTTCATCAGTTtatgctccagcagcagcttaaCAGTGCTCAGCTTCACAGCTTGGCTGCTGTCCAGCAG GCTACAATTGCAGCCAGTAGACAAGCCAGCTCCCCCAACACCAGCACCCCACAACAGACTACCACCACCCAGGCCTCC atcAACCTAGCCACCACATCAGCTGCTCAGCTGATAAGTCGCTCACAGAGTGTGAGTTCCCCTAGTGCCACAACTCTGACGCAGTCTGTGCTCCTTGGGAATACCACCTCACCACCTCTCAACCAGTCACAGGCCCAGATGTACCTCCGG GTGCAGAACTTGGCTGTGAGGAGCCAGCAGACCTCATCCACTAATGCCCAGCTCCAAAGCTCTGCTCAGAAGGCAGCTCTACCAGGAAACTCCCAGGCTTCGTGCCTGCCACAGGCCACAAATACAGGCCAGACCTTGGCAGTGGCTCAGGCATCTTCTAGCAGCACAGGCCAGTCCCTCAACTTGAGTcagggggcagcaggcagcaatgGTGTCTCTGGGGGTGTGGTGCCAAGCAGTGGGAGCCAGACCTCAACAGGATTGAGCCAGACAGCCTcagcaggtgctgctggcagttGCCAAAGGAAAGGCACAGGAGTGGTTCAACCATTACCAGTAGCAGCTGCCCAGGCAGTGACTATCAGCCAGGGAAGCCAAACAGAGACAGAGAATGCAGCCACAAAGAAGGGCGAAACGGACAGTGGTGGACAGCAAACAGTGGGCATGAACCTGACGCGGACAGCTACACCAGCACCCAGCCAAACACTGATCAGCTCAG CCACGTATACACAGATTCAGCCACACTCCTtgatccagcagcagcagcagattcaCCTGCAGAAGCAGGTGGTGATTCAGCAGCAGATTGCCATTCATCACCAGCAGCAGTTCCAGCACCGCcagtcccagctcctccacACAGCCACCCATCTCCagctgtcccagcagcagcaacagcagcagtcacCATCTCTGAcccaacagcagcaacaagctCAACCTCCACAGCAGCAGGCTCCACCTCAAAACCAGCAGCAGGCTCAGACCCTTGTGGTACAACCTATGTTGCAGTCCCAGGCACAGCCTGTTCAGCTCCAGCAGGACAGTCCTTGCCAGCAAACCACCAAATCACCTGTTCCAATCCAGTCAAAATCTATGGTCACTCCCATCAAACCACCTCAGCTTGGGCCTGCCAAAatgtcagcagcacagcagcctccaCCACACATACCTGTGCAGGTGGTGGGTACTCGGCAGCAGGGCTCAGGCCAAGCCCAGGCACTGGGTTTAGCTCAGATTGCTGCAGCAGTGACGACTTCCCGGGGAATGCCAGCTGTGGTCCAGCCTGTTTCCCAAGGCCATGCTGCTTCCCCATCCTCCTCAGCTCCAGCATCCTCACAGGAAGCTTCGCCTCTCACCACAGGGGTGAATTTGGCACAAGTTCAAGGCACAACCCACATGGTGAAGAGCCCAGCCTCCTCTCCAGTTGTGGCTCAGATGCCAGCAGCATTCTACATGCAGTCTGTCCAGCTGCCA GGCAAGTCTCAGACCTTAGCAGTAAAACGCAAGGCAGAgtcagaggaggagaaggaggaatcAGCCAGTGTCACTGCACTCCTGCCCGCCAGGTCTTCTCCTGTGACAGACAGCCCCAAAAACATGGAGGAGAAGAATGGCCTTGGAG ATAAATCTGATCCTGCTGTCACTGCAACCCCAAATACCACCTCAAGTGAAGGAGCATCAGTCACCCCCACCTCTGCACCCACCCCAAACCTAGCAATGGTGTCACGTCAGATGGGAGACTCCAAACCCCCACAAGCCATTGTTAAGCCCCAGATCCTCACACACATCATTGAGGGCTTTGTCATCCAGGAAGGAGCAGAACCCTTTCCG GTGGGTTCTCAGCTGCTGAAAGAATCTGAGAAACCACTGCAGGGAGGGGCTCCTTCTGGTCAGAGTGAAAACCTGTCCAGCAATTCTCCAGGAGGGGACAGTGCTTCTATGG AGCTTGATAAGAaggcaaacttgctgaagtgTGAATACTGTGGGAAGTATGCCCCAGCCACCCAGTTCCGTGGCTCCAAGAGGTTTTGTTCCATGACCTGTGCTAAAAG GTACAATGTCAGCTGCAGCCATCAGTTTCGGTTGcagagaaagaagatgaaagaattCCAGGAAGCTAACTATGCTCGTGTGCGCCGACGGGGATCACGGCGCAGCAGCTCTGAAATTGCTCGAACAAAGATCCAGGGCAAGCGTCACAGG GGTCAAGAGGACTCAAGTCGAGGTTCTGATAACTCCAGCTATGATGAGGCTTTGTCCCCTACATCTCCAGGACCCCTGTCAGTGCGGGCCAGCCATGGAGAGAGGGACCTGGCAAACTCTAGTATGGCCCCACCTACCCCAGATCTACATGGCATCAACCCAGTCTTCCTGTCCAGCAATCCCAGTCGTTGGAGTGTGGAGGAAGTGTACGAGTTCATTGCATCGTTGCAAG GGTGCCAGGAGATTGCTGAGGAGTTTCGATCACAGGAAATAGATGGCCAAGCCCTGTTGCTTTTGAAGGAGGAACACCTCATGAGTGCCATGAACATCAAGCTGGGACCAGCCCTCAAGATTTGTGCCAAGATCAACGTCCTAAAGGAGACCTAA
- the PHC1 gene encoding polyhomeotic-like protein 1 isoform X1 produces METESEQNSGSSSGSSSSGGSTRPQISQMSLYERQAVQALQALQRQPNAAQYFHQFMLQQQLNSAQLHSLAAVQQATIAASRQASSPNTSTPQQTTTTQASINLATTSAAQLISRSQSVSSPSATTLTQSVLLGNTTSPPLNQSQAQMYLRPQLGNLLQVNRTLGRNVPLASQLILMPNGAVAAVQQEVPPTQSPGVHADTDQVQNLAVRSQQTSSTNAQLQSSAQKAALPGNSQASCLPQATNTGQTLAVAQASSSSTGQSLNLSQGAAGSNGVSGGVVPSSGSQTSTGLSQTASAGAAGSCQRKGTGVVQPLPVAAAQAVTISQGSQTETENAATKKGETDSGGQQTVGMNLTRTATPAPSQTLISSATYTQIQPHSLIQQQQQIHLQKQVVIQQQIAIHHQQQFQHRQSQLLHTATHLQLSQQQQQQQSPSLTQQQQQAQPPQQQAPPQNQQQAQTLVVQPMLQSQAQPVQLQQDSPCQQTTKSPVPIQSKSMVTPIKPPQLGPAKMSAAQQPPPHIPVQVVGTRQQGSGQAQALGLAQIAAAVTTSRGMPAVVQPVSQGHAASPSSSAPASSQEASPLTTGVNLAQVQGTTHMVKSPASSPVVAQMPAAFYMQSVQLPGKSQTLAVKRKAESEEEKEESASVTALLPARSSPVTDSPKNMEEKNGLGDKSDPAVTATPNTTSSEGASVTPTSAPTPNLAMVSRQMGDSKPPQAIVKPQILTHIIEGFVIQEGAEPFPVGSQLLKESEKPLQGGAPSGQSENLSSNSPGGDSASMELDKKANLLKCEYCGKYAPATQFRGSKRFCSMTCAKRYNVSCSHQFRLQRKKMKEFQEANYARVRRRGSRRSSSEIARTKIQGKRHRGQEDSSRGSDNSSYDEALSPTSPGPLSVRASHGERDLANSSMAPPTPDLHGINPVFLSSNPSRWSVEEVYEFIASLQGCQEIAEEFRSQEIDGQALLLLKEEHLMSAMNIKLGPALKICAKINVLKET; encoded by the exons ATGGAGACTGAAAGTGAGCAGAACTCTGGCTCCAGCAGCGGGAGCTCCAGTTCTGGAGGAAGCACCCGTCCTCAGATATCACAGATGTCTCTGTATGAGCGTCAGGCTGTACAG GCTCTTCAGGCACTCCAGAGACAGCCCAATGCAGCTCAGTACTTTCATCAGTTtatgctccagcagcagcttaaCAGTGCTCAGCTTCACAGCTTGGCTGCTGTCCAGCAG GCTACAATTGCAGCCAGTAGACAAGCCAGCTCCCCCAACACCAGCACCCCACAACAGACTACCACCACCCAGGCCTCC atcAACCTAGCCACCACATCAGCTGCTCAGCTGATAAGTCGCTCACAGAGTGTGAGTTCCCCTAGTGCCACAACTCTGACGCAGTCTGTGCTCCTTGGGAATACCACCTCACCACCTCTCAACCAGTCACAGGCCCAGATGTACCTCCGG CCACAGCTGGGGAACCTGTTGCAGGTAAACCGGACCTTGGGCCGCAATGTGCCTCTTGCCTCCCAACTCATCCTGATGCCTAATGGGGCCGTGGCTGCTGTCCAGCAGGAGGTACCACCCACCCAGTCTCCCGGGGTCCATGCAGACACAGACCAG GTGCAGAACTTGGCTGTGAGGAGCCAGCAGACCTCATCCACTAATGCCCAGCTCCAAAGCTCTGCTCAGAAGGCAGCTCTACCAGGAAACTCCCAGGCTTCGTGCCTGCCACAGGCCACAAATACAGGCCAGACCTTGGCAGTGGCTCAGGCATCTTCTAGCAGCACAGGCCAGTCCCTCAACTTGAGTcagggggcagcaggcagcaatgGTGTCTCTGGGGGTGTGGTGCCAAGCAGTGGGAGCCAGACCTCAACAGGATTGAGCCAGACAGCCTcagcaggtgctgctggcagttGCCAAAGGAAAGGCACAGGAGTGGTTCAACCATTACCAGTAGCAGCTGCCCAGGCAGTGACTATCAGCCAGGGAAGCCAAACAGAGACAGAGAATGCAGCCACAAAGAAGGGCGAAACGGACAGTGGTGGACAGCAAACAGTGGGCATGAACCTGACGCGGACAGCTACACCAGCACCCAGCCAAACACTGATCAGCTCAG CCACGTATACACAGATTCAGCCACACTCCTtgatccagcagcagcagcagattcaCCTGCAGAAGCAGGTGGTGATTCAGCAGCAGATTGCCATTCATCACCAGCAGCAGTTCCAGCACCGCcagtcccagctcctccacACAGCCACCCATCTCCagctgtcccagcagcagcaacagcagcagtcacCATCTCTGAcccaacagcagcaacaagctCAACCTCCACAGCAGCAGGCTCCACCTCAAAACCAGCAGCAGGCTCAGACCCTTGTGGTACAACCTATGTTGCAGTCCCAGGCACAGCCTGTTCAGCTCCAGCAGGACAGTCCTTGCCAGCAAACCACCAAATCACCTGTTCCAATCCAGTCAAAATCTATGGTCACTCCCATCAAACCACCTCAGCTTGGGCCTGCCAAAatgtcagcagcacagcagcctccaCCACACATACCTGTGCAGGTGGTGGGTACTCGGCAGCAGGGCTCAGGCCAAGCCCAGGCACTGGGTTTAGCTCAGATTGCTGCAGCAGTGACGACTTCCCGGGGAATGCCAGCTGTGGTCCAGCCTGTTTCCCAAGGCCATGCTGCTTCCCCATCCTCCTCAGCTCCAGCATCCTCACAGGAAGCTTCGCCTCTCACCACAGGGGTGAATTTGGCACAAGTTCAAGGCACAACCCACATGGTGAAGAGCCCAGCCTCCTCTCCAGTTGTGGCTCAGATGCCAGCAGCATTCTACATGCAGTCTGTCCAGCTGCCA GGCAAGTCTCAGACCTTAGCAGTAAAACGCAAGGCAGAgtcagaggaggagaaggaggaatcAGCCAGTGTCACTGCACTCCTGCCCGCCAGGTCTTCTCCTGTGACAGACAGCCCCAAAAACATGGAGGAGAAGAATGGCCTTGGAG ATAAATCTGATCCTGCTGTCACTGCAACCCCAAATACCACCTCAAGTGAAGGAGCATCAGTCACCCCCACCTCTGCACCCACCCCAAACCTAGCAATGGTGTCACGTCAGATGGGAGACTCCAAACCCCCACAAGCCATTGTTAAGCCCCAGATCCTCACACACATCATTGAGGGCTTTGTCATCCAGGAAGGAGCAGAACCCTTTCCG GTGGGTTCTCAGCTGCTGAAAGAATCTGAGAAACCACTGCAGGGAGGGGCTCCTTCTGGTCAGAGTGAAAACCTGTCCAGCAATTCTCCAGGAGGGGACAGTGCTTCTATGG AGCTTGATAAGAaggcaaacttgctgaagtgTGAATACTGTGGGAAGTATGCCCCAGCCACCCAGTTCCGTGGCTCCAAGAGGTTTTGTTCCATGACCTGTGCTAAAAG GTACAATGTCAGCTGCAGCCATCAGTTTCGGTTGcagagaaagaagatgaaagaattCCAGGAAGCTAACTATGCTCGTGTGCGCCGACGGGGATCACGGCGCAGCAGCTCTGAAATTGCTCGAACAAAGATCCAGGGCAAGCGTCACAGG GGTCAAGAGGACTCAAGTCGAGGTTCTGATAACTCCAGCTATGATGAGGCTTTGTCCCCTACATCTCCAGGACCCCTGTCAGTGCGGGCCAGCCATGGAGAGAGGGACCTGGCAAACTCTAGTATGGCCCCACCTACCCCAGATCTACATGGCATCAACCCAGTCTTCCTGTCCAGCAATCCCAGTCGTTGGAGTGTGGAGGAAGTGTACGAGTTCATTGCATCGTTGCAAG GGTGCCAGGAGATTGCTGAGGAGTTTCGATCACAGGAAATAGATGGCCAAGCCCTGTTGCTTTTGAAGGAGGAACACCTCATGAGTGCCATGAACATCAAGCTGGGACCAGCCCTCAAGATTTGTGCCAAGATCAACGTCCTAAAGGAGACCTAA